In the genome of Labeo rohita strain BAU-BD-2019 chromosome 2, IGBB_LRoh.1.0, whole genome shotgun sequence, the window TTCAAAGCCACAATCTGATGCTTTTGTTGTGCTGTCCTTCCACATTCAGTAGGAGATCATTTAACTCTTTCAACACACCTGCACGTCAGATGAGCTGTCAAATGTTTAATGTGTGCTGGGTTAAAGAATATAgtcaaattaaactttatttttgcagtGGTTGCAAGTTAAAATATACGTAAGTCCATTTCCAGCAGAtaagaaacaaatgttttagtaaatcataattataacaaaaaagACAGTCAAAAATATGGCACACTAAATCAGAATTAGGAGACAAAATCTCATAGctatgacataaaaagtaaattacGACCATCAAAATGATGACTCAGTCAGTTAGgagataaaaagaaaagtattacatactaagtcataattatgatataagAAGTCAATTATGACAGTCAAAATGATGACAGTCGATTATGAGGTAAAAAGAATATTGTTACGAAGTCATAAATATGTGATAAGAagccataattatgacatttatctcagttctgagataaaaagttgaaattcttGCTAAGTCACTTATGAAgtaagtcaaaatgatgacataaaAAGACACTTATGACCTACAAGTCAATTATGACAACAAAAATGATGACATTTAGCCATTTacgtcataattatgacttcttATCTCATAAGTCTGACTTTTTCACATAATTATGACTTGGTATGTCACAATTTTGGCACTTCTTATAACAATGTCTTTTTATCTCATCATTTCAACTTTAACTCATAAGtttgactttctcacaattctaatattttctcaaagttaaattttttgTCATGATGACATGTAGTaaatttttttgacattttatttcataattttggcatttctaatcatttttcactttttatgtcataattatttttttttactttctactCTCAAATTTGAAGAAAATCTCAAATTAGAGATGTAAACCTGCAAGTAAAATAAGGTCTAAACTGcaacaaactcacaattatcTCAATTTCAACTATATAAATAccacaattttgacttcatcttataattctgactttttatgtcacttaacattttttttttaaattttggacattttatgtcataacgttgactttttaatgtcatactttttataattatgacttattatgtcataattttgacttttgtgTAACTTTGACTCATTTTTATGACATGACTTTTTACtctcataattttaaattatagatGTAAACTCTCAGTTCTCTCAATTTTTTAGTAtgtcataataaaaaatgacatactaaacttttttttttaacaattttttcatagtttaatttttttgccagcattatttaaatgttatatcataattttgactttttaataaaataatttctcataattatggctCAGTATGTCTTAGTTTAGACTTTtctctaataattttgactttttcttcattttcactttttgtcaTAAAGAGAATATTTCGTCATCATTTTGACCTTTTTGAGtcttaaatcacaattgtgactttttttctaataaatttgactttttcataaatgtcacattttgtcatcattttgactttttactctcatagacttttcttctcagaattttgacttgagcaattttttcataattttactttactcatctcataattgtgacttttctcaaAGAAATTGGACTTTTTCATAACTGTCATTGTTATATgtcataatttggacttttctttaataattttgactttttcttatttttcactttttgtcatAATGGCAACATTTTGTGACATATGTCACACTTTTGACTTTTTGGAGTATGTCTTTAATCTgatctcataattgtgaattctctaataattttgaccttttcTCAGTTTTCACTTTTTGTCATGACAACattatgtcatcattttttGACTCAGTATGtcataattgtgaattttttgattATAAGCCTTCAATCtcatctcagaattgtgacttttctctaattttttttctaaacttttcTCTAAATATGACTTTTTCATAACTGTCacattttatatctttttttgttttacattttgtcattttgactcAGTACGTCATAATTTACACTTTtctctaataattttgactttttactaaaacaattttgactatctcataattatgactcagTATGTCATAACTGAGACTTTTCTCtaataatttagactttttctcagttttcaaattttgtcatgatgacattttgtcatcatttttgacatatttcataatttttacttttttgagtaTAGCCTTCAATCTTCtcatctcataattgtgacttttctcaaAGAAATTGGACTTTTTCATAACTGTCACCTTTTATGTCAcatgacatatttctttaaaaacaaattttatacattttgtcattttaactcagtgcgtcataatttagacttttcttcaataattttgaccttttcTCAGTTTTCACTTTTTGTCATGACAACattatgtcatcattttttGATTCAGTATGtcataattgtgaattttttgatttttgatcagaattgtgacttttctctaaatttgactttttcaaaactgtcacattttatgtcatatgacatttgtctttttttgttttacattttgtcattttgactcAGTACGTCATAATTTACACTTTtctctaataattttgactttttctcagtttTCACTTCGTCATAATTACATTTTGccatcattttttaacatatgtcataattttgactttttgtttatAAGTATTCAATAtcatctcataattgtgactttccaataaatttgaatttttcataactttcacattttatgtcatatgacatttgtcatttttttatattgttatgtCATTGttatatgtcataattttggcttttctttaataatttaaaacattttgtcattattttgtgACATATGTCACACTTTTGACTTTTCGGAGTATGTCTTTAATCTgatctcataattgtgaattttactctaataattttgaccttttctcagttttcactttttgtcataattacaaCATTTTGCCATCCTTTTTTGAcatatgtcataattttgactttttgattATAAGTATTCAATAtcatctcataattgtgacttttccaataaatttgaatttttcataactttcacattttatgtcatatgacatttgtcattttttacattattatgtcACTGTTATATgtcataatttggacttttctttaataattttgactttttactaTAACAATTTGGCCTATCTCATAACTATGACTCAGTATGTCATAATTGGGACTTTTCTCTaattatttagacttttttcaaattttgtcatcatttttgacatatttcacaatttttacttttttgagtaGCCTTCAATCTTCTCGtttcataattgtgattttCTCAAACAAATTGGACTTTTTCTCAGTTTTcactttttgtcatatttacaacattttgccatcattttttgacatatgtcataattttgactttttgattATAAGTATTCAATATCatataattgtgacttttctctaataaatttgattttttcataactttcacattttatgtcgtatgacatttgtcattttttacattattatgtcACTGTTATATGTcataatttttcttatttttcactttttgtcatAATGAAATACTGTGACAGGAAAAATTTGCTTCCATAAGTTAAAGTAGAACTGACTGTGGATTTGCTTTCATTGACCCAGCGATGACAGAGTCACCCGATTACCTGCTGGACGGCAGTCCGCTCATCAGCGCCGCTCAGCTGGGCAAACTGCGCTTGGCCCGTCTGCTGGTGGAAGGAGGCGCGCAGGTCAACGAGAGGAACCAGCGAGGAGAGACGCCGCTTCTGGCCGCCTGTCGAGCCCTGCGGGGCGACCAATCCGGATCCAGCATGCTCAGACTCATTCAGTTTCTCCTCAGCAACCAGGCCGACCCCAACATCCAGGACAAGACGGGCCGCACGGCTCTGATGTACGCCTGCATGGAGCGGGCCGGGCCCGACGTGGCGTCGGCTCTGGTCGCGGCGGGCGCCGATCCCAGCATGGAGGACTACGCCGGAGCCTCGGCCCTGGTTTACGCCATTAACGCCCACGATCAGGACACGCTGACGGTGCTGCTGGACGCCTGCAGAGCCCGAGGACGAGACATCATCATCATAGCCACCGATCTGAGCTGCGACGGCAGCAGCGTGACCCGCCGATACCTGAACGTCCCTCCTTCGCCCGACACCTCGCCCGTCTCCTGCATGTCGCCCTCCGACATCGAGCTCAAGACCAACTCTCCCAACTCCGAGAGCGAGAACATCTTTAACTTTCGAGGAGGCGGGCAGGCGTCTCCCGTCCTTTCGAGGAGCGAGACTCGCTATCGGCAGCGTTTGCGCTCAGAGCCTTGGCTGGCCATCCAAAACCTGGCGCATCTCAGCCA includes:
- the LOC127153174 gene encoding ankyrin repeat domain-containing protein 34B; this encodes MTESPDYLLDGSPLISAAQLGKLRLARLLVEGGAQVNERNQRGETPLLAACRALRGDQSGSSMLRLIQFLLSNQADPNIQDKTGRTALMYACMERAGPDVASALVAAGADPSMEDYAGASALVYAINAHDQDTLTVLLDACRARGRDIIIIATDLSCDGSSVTRRYLNVPPSPDTSPVSCMSPSDIELKTNSPNSESENIFNFRGGGQASPVLSRSETRYRQRLRSEPWLAIQNLAHLSQTYEKNTEEDGCSLNTCELEKTDFKFKPESRNPSERLQSRRNTLPDLLQPPALKLTLSGSDTHLHQDPSALRFPSIYRSSSLFLAPPDGLHDLRTVNRKKAKEQSRAHSGFLPPLPSFSVRRDPIPASPPLRREAHGSSRPHSIQLEQMRPTGSSETLYLCQMPSNKTETIKYH